One stretch of Heptranchias perlo isolate sHepPer1 chromosome 41, sHepPer1.hap1, whole genome shotgun sequence DNA includes these proteins:
- the LOC137306000 gene encoding enhancer of rudimentary homolog: MSHTILLVQPTKRPEGRTYADYESVNECMEGVCKMFEEHLKRMNPNSPSITYDISQLFDFIDDLADLSCLVYRADTQTYQPYNKDWLKEKIYILLRRQAQQAGK; the protein is encoded by the exons tcaCACACCATACTGCTTGTACAACCTACAAAACGACCAGAAGGAAGGACCTACGCAGACTATGAATCTGTCAATGAATGTATGGAAG GTGTCTGCAAAATGTTCGAAGAGCATTTGAAGAGAATGAACCCAAACAGTCCATCCATCACGTACGACATTAGCCAACTCTTTGACTTCATTGATGACCTTGCTGACCTCAGCTGCCTTGT TTATCGAGCAGACACGCAGACTTACCAACCTTACAACAAGGACTGGCTGAAGGAGAAGATCTACATCCTTCTCCGCCGGCAAGCCCAGCAAGCAGGGAAATAA